A single Nomascus leucogenys isolate Asia chromosome 14, Asia_NLE_v1, whole genome shotgun sequence DNA region contains:
- the THNSL2 gene encoding threonine synthase-like 2 isoform X9, with protein sequence MIYTVANEAGMRLETGLPSVGLGHMPQRVVVQRLTVRLCVLWLCPMGCGSLETRCLWDCPLCRPPGSCELPQLNREILCQWSTLSYPGLVKELCALFIGSELIPKDDLNDLIDRAFSRFRHREVVHLSRLRNGLNVLELWHGVTYAFKDLSLSCTAQFLQYFLEKREKHVTVVVGTSGDTGSAAIESVQGAKNMDIIVLLPKGHCTKIQELQMTTVLKENVHVFGVEGNSDELDEPIKTVFADVAFVKKHNLMSLNSINWSRVLVQMAHHFFAYFQCTPSLDMHPLPLVEVVVPTGAAGNLVAGCIAQKIGLPIRLVVAVNRNDIIHRTVQQGDFSLSEAVKSTLASAMDIQVPYNMERVFWLLSGSDSQVTRALMEQFERTQSVNLPKELHSKHSPVLPCPCLCSQVPGSCPGCWPDP encoded by the exons ATGATTTACACAGTTGCAAATGAAGCTGGCATGAGACTTGAGACAGGACTGCCATCTGTAGGTCTGGGACATATGCCCCAGAGAGTGGTGGTCCAGAGGCTAACTGTGAGACTGTGTGTGCTTTGGCTTTGCCCCATGGGGTGTGGGAGCTTGGAGACCAGGTGCCTCTGGGACTGTCCTCTCTGCAGGCCTCCAGGATCATGTG AGCTCCCACAGTTGAACAGAGAGATCCTGTGCCAGTGGAGCACGCTCTCCTATCCTGGCCTGGTGAAGGAGCTGTGCGCCCTCTTCATTGGCTCTGAGCTCATTCCAAAAGATGACTTAAATG ATCTGATCGACCGAGCCTTCAGCAGATTCCGTCACAGAGAGGTGGTCCATCTGTCCAGGCTGAGGAATGGGCTGAACGTGTTGGAGCTGTGGCATGGCGTCACATATGCATTTAAGGACCTGTCCCTGTCCTGCACAGCACAGTTCCTGCAGTACTTcctggagaagagggagaagcaCGTCACTGTGGTTGTAG GAACATCTGGTGACACAGGAAGTGCTGCCATTGAGAGTGTTCAAGGGGCAAAGAACATGGACATTATCGTTCTGCTGCCCAAAGGTCACTGCACAAAGATTCAAGAGCTCCAGATGACAACGGTGCTGAAGGAGAACGTACATGTGTTTGGAG TGGAGGGAAACAGCGATGAGCTCGATGAGCCGATCAAGACTGTGTTTGCTGATGTGGCTTTTGTCAAGAAGCACAATCTGATGAGCCTGAATTCGATCAACTGGTCCCGGGTCCTGGTGCAGATGGCCCATCACTTCTTTGCTTACTTCCAGTGTACGCCATCCTTGGACATGCATCCCCTACCCCTGGTGGAGGTGGTTGTGCCAACAGGGGCTGCTGGTAACCTTGTAG CTGGGTGCATTGCTCAGAAGATAGGCCTGCCCATCCGTCTGGTCGTGGCAGTGAACCGCAATGACATCATCCACAGGACTGTCCAGCAGGGAgacttctctctctctgaggCTGTTAAATCAACCTTGGCATCAGCTATGGACATTCAG GTGCCCTACAACATGGAGAGGGTATTCTGGCTGCTCTCTGGCTCTGACAGCCAGGTGACAAGAGCCCTTATGGAGCAGTTTGAAAGGACCCAAAGTGTGAATCTGCCCAAGGAACTGCACAGCAAG CACTCCCCGGTGCTGCCTTGCCCCTGCCTCTGCAGCCAAGTTCCCGGAAGCTGTCCTGGCTGCTGGCCTGACCCCTGA
- the THNSL2 gene encoding threonine synthase-like 2 isoform X3, producing the protein MIYTVANEAGMRLETGLPSVGLGHMPQRVVVQRLTVRLCVLWLCPMGCGSLETRCLWDCPLCRPPGSCELPQLNREILCQWSTLSYPGLVKELCALFIGSELIPKDDLNDLIDRAFSRFRHREVVHLSRLRNGLNVLELWHGVTYAFKDLSLSCTAQFLQYFLEKREKHVTVVVGTSGDTGSAAIESVQGAKNMDIIVLLPKGHCTKIQELQMTTVLKENVHVFGVEGNSDELDEPIKTVFADVAFVKKHNLMSLNSINWSRVLVQMAHHFFAYFQCTPSLDMHPLPLVEVVVPTGAAGNLVAGCIAQKIGLPIRLVVAVNRNDIIHRTVQQGDFSLSEAVKSTLASAMDIQVPYNMERVFWLLSGSDSQVTRALMEQFERTQSVNLPKELHSKKFYSFGMLSEAVTSESVSDEAITQTMGRCWDENQYLLCPHSAVAVNYHYQQMDRQQRSSTPRCCLAPASAAKFPEAVLAAGLTPETPAEIVALEHKETRCTPMRRGDNWTLMLRDTIEDLSRRWRSHTLNTSQ; encoded by the exons ATGATTTACACAGTTGCAAATGAAGCTGGCATGAGACTTGAGACAGGACTGCCATCTGTAGGTCTGGGACATATGCCCCAGAGAGTGGTGGTCCAGAGGCTAACTGTGAGACTGTGTGTGCTTTGGCTTTGCCCCATGGGGTGTGGGAGCTTGGAGACCAGGTGCCTCTGGGACTGTCCTCTCTGCAGGCCTCCAGGATCATGTG AGCTCCCACAGTTGAACAGAGAGATCCTGTGCCAGTGGAGCACGCTCTCCTATCCTGGCCTGGTGAAGGAGCTGTGCGCCCTCTTCATTGGCTCTGAGCTCATTCCAAAAGATGACTTAAATG ATCTGATCGACCGAGCCTTCAGCAGATTCCGTCACAGAGAGGTGGTCCATCTGTCCAGGCTGAGGAATGGGCTGAACGTGTTGGAGCTGTGGCATGGCGTCACATATGCATTTAAGGACCTGTCCCTGTCCTGCACAGCACAGTTCCTGCAGTACTTcctggagaagagggagaagcaCGTCACTGTGGTTGTAG GAACATCTGGTGACACAGGAAGTGCTGCCATTGAGAGTGTTCAAGGGGCAAAGAACATGGACATTATCGTTCTGCTGCCCAAAGGTCACTGCACAAAGATTCAAGAGCTCCAGATGACAACGGTGCTGAAGGAGAACGTACATGTGTTTGGAG TGGAGGGAAACAGCGATGAGCTCGATGAGCCGATCAAGACTGTGTTTGCTGATGTGGCTTTTGTCAAGAAGCACAATCTGATGAGCCTGAATTCGATCAACTGGTCCCGGGTCCTGGTGCAGATGGCCCATCACTTCTTTGCTTACTTCCAGTGTACGCCATCCTTGGACATGCATCCCCTACCCCTGGTGGAGGTGGTTGTGCCAACAGGGGCTGCTGGTAACCTTGTAG CTGGGTGCATTGCTCAGAAGATAGGCCTGCCCATCCGTCTGGTCGTGGCAGTGAACCGCAATGACATCATCCACAGGACTGTCCAGCAGGGAgacttctctctctctgaggCTGTTAAATCAACCTTGGCATCAGCTATGGACATTCAG GTGCCCTACAACATGGAGAGGGTATTCTGGCTGCTCTCTGGCTCTGACAGCCAGGTGACAAGAGCCCTTATGGAGCAGTTTGAAAGGACCCAAAGTGTGAATCTGCCCAAGGAACTGCACAGCAAG aaattttaTTCCTTTGGAATG CTTTCAGAGGCAGTGACATCTGAGTCAGTGTCAGATGAAGCCATCACCCAGACCATGGGCCGCTGCTGGGATGAGAACCAGTACTTGCTGTGCCCCCACTCGGCGGTGGCCGTGAACTACCATTACCAGCAGATGGACAGGCAGCAGCGCAG CAGCACTCCCCGGTGCTGCCTTGCCCCTGCCTCTGCAGCCAAGTTCCCGGAAGCTGTCCTGGCTGCTGGCCTGACCCCTGAGACTCCTGCGGAGATCGTAGCCCTGGAGCACAAGGAGACACGCTGCACCCCGATGCGGAGAGGTGACAACTGGACGCTGATGCTTCGGGACACCATTGAGGACCTTAGCCGACGGTGGAGGAGTCATACCCTCAACACCTCCCAGTAG
- the THNSL2 gene encoding threonine synthase-like 2 isoform X1: protein MIYTVANEAGMRLETGLPSVGLGHMPQRVVVQRLTVRLCVLWLCPMGCGSLETRCLWDCPLCRPPGSCELPQLNREILCQWSTLSYPGLVKELCALFIGSELIPKDDLNDLIDRAFSRFRHREVVHLSRLRNGLNVLELWHGVTYAFKDLSLSCTAQFLQYFLEKREKHVTVVVGTSGDTGSAAIESVQGAKNMDIIVLLPKGHCTKIQELQMTTVLKENVHVFGVEGNSDELDEPIKTVFADVAFVKKHNLMSLNSINWSRVLVQMAHHFFAYFQCTPSLDMHPLPLVEVVVPTGAAGNLVAGCIAQKIGLPIRLVVAVNRNDIIHRTVQQGDFSLSEAVKSTLASAMDIQVPYNMERVFWLLSGSDSQVTRALMEQFERTQSVNLPKELHSKEKFYSFGMLSEAVTSESVSDEAITQTMGRCWDENQYLLCPHSAVAVNYHYQQMDRQQRSSTPRCCLAPASAAKFPEAVLAAGLTPETPAEIVALEHKETRCTPMRRGDNWTLMLRDTIEDLSRRWRSHTLNTSQ from the exons ATGATTTACACAGTTGCAAATGAAGCTGGCATGAGACTTGAGACAGGACTGCCATCTGTAGGTCTGGGACATATGCCCCAGAGAGTGGTGGTCCAGAGGCTAACTGTGAGACTGTGTGTGCTTTGGCTTTGCCCCATGGGGTGTGGGAGCTTGGAGACCAGGTGCCTCTGGGACTGTCCTCTCTGCAGGCCTCCAGGATCATGTG AGCTCCCACAGTTGAACAGAGAGATCCTGTGCCAGTGGAGCACGCTCTCCTATCCTGGCCTGGTGAAGGAGCTGTGCGCCCTCTTCATTGGCTCTGAGCTCATTCCAAAAGATGACTTAAATG ATCTGATCGACCGAGCCTTCAGCAGATTCCGTCACAGAGAGGTGGTCCATCTGTCCAGGCTGAGGAATGGGCTGAACGTGTTGGAGCTGTGGCATGGCGTCACATATGCATTTAAGGACCTGTCCCTGTCCTGCACAGCACAGTTCCTGCAGTACTTcctggagaagagggagaagcaCGTCACTGTGGTTGTAG GAACATCTGGTGACACAGGAAGTGCTGCCATTGAGAGTGTTCAAGGGGCAAAGAACATGGACATTATCGTTCTGCTGCCCAAAGGTCACTGCACAAAGATTCAAGAGCTCCAGATGACAACGGTGCTGAAGGAGAACGTACATGTGTTTGGAG TGGAGGGAAACAGCGATGAGCTCGATGAGCCGATCAAGACTGTGTTTGCTGATGTGGCTTTTGTCAAGAAGCACAATCTGATGAGCCTGAATTCGATCAACTGGTCCCGGGTCCTGGTGCAGATGGCCCATCACTTCTTTGCTTACTTCCAGTGTACGCCATCCTTGGACATGCATCCCCTACCCCTGGTGGAGGTGGTTGTGCCAACAGGGGCTGCTGGTAACCTTGTAG CTGGGTGCATTGCTCAGAAGATAGGCCTGCCCATCCGTCTGGTCGTGGCAGTGAACCGCAATGACATCATCCACAGGACTGTCCAGCAGGGAgacttctctctctctgaggCTGTTAAATCAACCTTGGCATCAGCTATGGACATTCAG GTGCCCTACAACATGGAGAGGGTATTCTGGCTGCTCTCTGGCTCTGACAGCCAGGTGACAAGAGCCCTTATGGAGCAGTTTGAAAGGACCCAAAGTGTGAATCTGCCCAAGGAACTGCACAGCAAG gagaaattttaTTCCTTTGGAATG CTTTCAGAGGCAGTGACATCTGAGTCAGTGTCAGATGAAGCCATCACCCAGACCATGGGCCGCTGCTGGGATGAGAACCAGTACTTGCTGTGCCCCCACTCGGCGGTGGCCGTGAACTACCATTACCAGCAGATGGACAGGCAGCAGCGCAG CAGCACTCCCCGGTGCTGCCTTGCCCCTGCCTCTGCAGCCAAGTTCCCGGAAGCTGTCCTGGCTGCTGGCCTGACCCCTGAGACTCCTGCGGAGATCGTAGCCCTGGAGCACAAGGAGACACGCTGCACCCCGATGCGGAGAGGTGACAACTGGACGCTGATGCTTCGGGACACCATTGAGGACCTTAGCCGACGGTGGAGGAGTCATACCCTCAACACCTCCCAGTAG
- the THNSL2 gene encoding threonine synthase-like 2 isoform X4, with the protein MIYTVANEAGMRLETGLPSVGLGHMPQRVVVQRLTVRLCVLWLCPMGCGSLETRCLWDCPLCRPPGSCELPQLNREILCQWSTLSYPGLVKELCALFIGSELIPKDDLNDLIDRAFSRFRHREVVHLSRLRNGLNVLELWHGVTYAFKDLSLSCTAQFLQYFLEKREKHVTVVVGTSGDTGSAAIESVQGAKNMDIIVLLPKGHCTKIQELQMTTVLKENVHVFGVEGNSDELDEPIKTVFADVAFVKKHNLMSLNSINWSRVLVQMAHHFFAYFQCTPSLDMHPLPLVEVVVPTGAAGNLVAGCIAQKIGLPIRLVVAVNRNDIIHRTVQQGDFSLSEAVKSTLASAMDIQVPYNMERVFWLLSGSDSQVTRALMEQFERTQSVNLPKELHSKLSEAVTSESVSDEAITQTMGRCWDENQYLLCPHSAVAVNYHYQQMDRQQRSSTPRCCLAPASAAKFPEAVLAAGLTPETPAEIVALEHKETRCTPMRRGDNWTLMLRDTIEDLSRRWRSHTLNTSQ; encoded by the exons ATGATTTACACAGTTGCAAATGAAGCTGGCATGAGACTTGAGACAGGACTGCCATCTGTAGGTCTGGGACATATGCCCCAGAGAGTGGTGGTCCAGAGGCTAACTGTGAGACTGTGTGTGCTTTGGCTTTGCCCCATGGGGTGTGGGAGCTTGGAGACCAGGTGCCTCTGGGACTGTCCTCTCTGCAGGCCTCCAGGATCATGTG AGCTCCCACAGTTGAACAGAGAGATCCTGTGCCAGTGGAGCACGCTCTCCTATCCTGGCCTGGTGAAGGAGCTGTGCGCCCTCTTCATTGGCTCTGAGCTCATTCCAAAAGATGACTTAAATG ATCTGATCGACCGAGCCTTCAGCAGATTCCGTCACAGAGAGGTGGTCCATCTGTCCAGGCTGAGGAATGGGCTGAACGTGTTGGAGCTGTGGCATGGCGTCACATATGCATTTAAGGACCTGTCCCTGTCCTGCACAGCACAGTTCCTGCAGTACTTcctggagaagagggagaagcaCGTCACTGTGGTTGTAG GAACATCTGGTGACACAGGAAGTGCTGCCATTGAGAGTGTTCAAGGGGCAAAGAACATGGACATTATCGTTCTGCTGCCCAAAGGTCACTGCACAAAGATTCAAGAGCTCCAGATGACAACGGTGCTGAAGGAGAACGTACATGTGTTTGGAG TGGAGGGAAACAGCGATGAGCTCGATGAGCCGATCAAGACTGTGTTTGCTGATGTGGCTTTTGTCAAGAAGCACAATCTGATGAGCCTGAATTCGATCAACTGGTCCCGGGTCCTGGTGCAGATGGCCCATCACTTCTTTGCTTACTTCCAGTGTACGCCATCCTTGGACATGCATCCCCTACCCCTGGTGGAGGTGGTTGTGCCAACAGGGGCTGCTGGTAACCTTGTAG CTGGGTGCATTGCTCAGAAGATAGGCCTGCCCATCCGTCTGGTCGTGGCAGTGAACCGCAATGACATCATCCACAGGACTGTCCAGCAGGGAgacttctctctctctgaggCTGTTAAATCAACCTTGGCATCAGCTATGGACATTCAG GTGCCCTACAACATGGAGAGGGTATTCTGGCTGCTCTCTGGCTCTGACAGCCAGGTGACAAGAGCCCTTATGGAGCAGTTTGAAAGGACCCAAAGTGTGAATCTGCCCAAGGAACTGCACAGCAAG CTTTCAGAGGCAGTGACATCTGAGTCAGTGTCAGATGAAGCCATCACCCAGACCATGGGCCGCTGCTGGGATGAGAACCAGTACTTGCTGTGCCCCCACTCGGCGGTGGCCGTGAACTACCATTACCAGCAGATGGACAGGCAGCAGCGCAG CAGCACTCCCCGGTGCTGCCTTGCCCCTGCCTCTGCAGCCAAGTTCCCGGAAGCTGTCCTGGCTGCTGGCCTGACCCCTGAGACTCCTGCGGAGATCGTAGCCCTGGAGCACAAGGAGACACGCTGCACCCCGATGCGGAGAGGTGACAACTGGACGCTGATGCTTCGGGACACCATTGAGGACCTTAGCCGACGGTGGAGGAGTCATACCCTCAACACCTCCCAGTAG
- the THNSL2 gene encoding threonine synthase-like 2 isoform X8: MIYTVANEAGMRLETGLPSVGLGHMPQRVVVQRLTVRLCVLWLCPMGCGSLETRCLWDCPLCRPPGSCELPQLNREILCQWSTLSYPGLVKELCALFIGSELIPKDDLNDLIDRAFSRFRHREVVHLSRLRNGLNVLELWHGVTYAFKDLSLSCTAQFLQYFLEKREKHVTVVVGTSGDTGSAAIESVQGAKNMDIIVLLPKGHCTKIQELQMTTVLKENVHVFGVEGNSDELDEPIKTVFADVAFVKKHNLMSLNSINWSRVLVQMAHHFFAYFQCTPSLDMHPLPLVEVVVPTGAAGNLVAGCIAQKIGLPIRLVVAVNRNDIIHRTVQQGDFSLSEAVKSTLASAMDIQVPYNMERVFWLLSGSDSQVTRALMEQFERTQSVNLPKELHSKEKFYSFGMHSPVLPCPCLCSQVPGSCPGCWPDP, encoded by the exons ATGATTTACACAGTTGCAAATGAAGCTGGCATGAGACTTGAGACAGGACTGCCATCTGTAGGTCTGGGACATATGCCCCAGAGAGTGGTGGTCCAGAGGCTAACTGTGAGACTGTGTGTGCTTTGGCTTTGCCCCATGGGGTGTGGGAGCTTGGAGACCAGGTGCCTCTGGGACTGTCCTCTCTGCAGGCCTCCAGGATCATGTG AGCTCCCACAGTTGAACAGAGAGATCCTGTGCCAGTGGAGCACGCTCTCCTATCCTGGCCTGGTGAAGGAGCTGTGCGCCCTCTTCATTGGCTCTGAGCTCATTCCAAAAGATGACTTAAATG ATCTGATCGACCGAGCCTTCAGCAGATTCCGTCACAGAGAGGTGGTCCATCTGTCCAGGCTGAGGAATGGGCTGAACGTGTTGGAGCTGTGGCATGGCGTCACATATGCATTTAAGGACCTGTCCCTGTCCTGCACAGCACAGTTCCTGCAGTACTTcctggagaagagggagaagcaCGTCACTGTGGTTGTAG GAACATCTGGTGACACAGGAAGTGCTGCCATTGAGAGTGTTCAAGGGGCAAAGAACATGGACATTATCGTTCTGCTGCCCAAAGGTCACTGCACAAAGATTCAAGAGCTCCAGATGACAACGGTGCTGAAGGAGAACGTACATGTGTTTGGAG TGGAGGGAAACAGCGATGAGCTCGATGAGCCGATCAAGACTGTGTTTGCTGATGTGGCTTTTGTCAAGAAGCACAATCTGATGAGCCTGAATTCGATCAACTGGTCCCGGGTCCTGGTGCAGATGGCCCATCACTTCTTTGCTTACTTCCAGTGTACGCCATCCTTGGACATGCATCCCCTACCCCTGGTGGAGGTGGTTGTGCCAACAGGGGCTGCTGGTAACCTTGTAG CTGGGTGCATTGCTCAGAAGATAGGCCTGCCCATCCGTCTGGTCGTGGCAGTGAACCGCAATGACATCATCCACAGGACTGTCCAGCAGGGAgacttctctctctctgaggCTGTTAAATCAACCTTGGCATCAGCTATGGACATTCAG GTGCCCTACAACATGGAGAGGGTATTCTGGCTGCTCTCTGGCTCTGACAGCCAGGTGACAAGAGCCCTTATGGAGCAGTTTGAAAGGACCCAAAGTGTGAATCTGCCCAAGGAACTGCACAGCAAG gagaaattttaTTCCTTTGGAATG CACTCCCCGGTGCTGCCTTGCCCCTGCCTCTGCAGCCAAGTTCCCGGAAGCTGTCCTGGCTGCTGGCCTGACCCCTGA
- the THNSL2 gene encoding threonine synthase-like 2 isoform X7, whose amino-acid sequence MIYTVANEAGMRLETGLPSVGLGHMPQRVVVQRLTVRLCVLWLCPMGCGSLETRCLWDCPLCRPPGSCELPQLNREILCQWSTLSYPGLVKELCALFIGSELIPKDDLNDLIDRAFSRFRHREVVHLSRLRNGLNVLELWHGVTYAFKDLSLSCTAQFLQYFLEKREKHVTVVVGTSGDTGSAAIESVQGAKNMDIIVLLPKGHCTKIQELQMTTVLKENVHVFGVEGNSDELDEPIKTVFADVAFVKKHNLMSLNSINWSRVLVQMAHHFFAYFQCTPSLDMHPLPLVEVVVPTGAAGNLVAGCIAQKIGLPIRLVVAVNRNDIIHRTVQQGDFSLSEAVKSTLASAMDIQVPYNMERVFWLLSGSDSQVTRALMEQFERTQSVNLPKELHSKEKFYSFGMLSEAVTSESVSDEAITQTMGRCWDENQYLLCPHSAVAVNYHYQQMDRQQRSQVPGSCPGCWPDP is encoded by the exons ATGATTTACACAGTTGCAAATGAAGCTGGCATGAGACTTGAGACAGGACTGCCATCTGTAGGTCTGGGACATATGCCCCAGAGAGTGGTGGTCCAGAGGCTAACTGTGAGACTGTGTGTGCTTTGGCTTTGCCCCATGGGGTGTGGGAGCTTGGAGACCAGGTGCCTCTGGGACTGTCCTCTCTGCAGGCCTCCAGGATCATGTG AGCTCCCACAGTTGAACAGAGAGATCCTGTGCCAGTGGAGCACGCTCTCCTATCCTGGCCTGGTGAAGGAGCTGTGCGCCCTCTTCATTGGCTCTGAGCTCATTCCAAAAGATGACTTAAATG ATCTGATCGACCGAGCCTTCAGCAGATTCCGTCACAGAGAGGTGGTCCATCTGTCCAGGCTGAGGAATGGGCTGAACGTGTTGGAGCTGTGGCATGGCGTCACATATGCATTTAAGGACCTGTCCCTGTCCTGCACAGCACAGTTCCTGCAGTACTTcctggagaagagggagaagcaCGTCACTGTGGTTGTAG GAACATCTGGTGACACAGGAAGTGCTGCCATTGAGAGTGTTCAAGGGGCAAAGAACATGGACATTATCGTTCTGCTGCCCAAAGGTCACTGCACAAAGATTCAAGAGCTCCAGATGACAACGGTGCTGAAGGAGAACGTACATGTGTTTGGAG TGGAGGGAAACAGCGATGAGCTCGATGAGCCGATCAAGACTGTGTTTGCTGATGTGGCTTTTGTCAAGAAGCACAATCTGATGAGCCTGAATTCGATCAACTGGTCCCGGGTCCTGGTGCAGATGGCCCATCACTTCTTTGCTTACTTCCAGTGTACGCCATCCTTGGACATGCATCCCCTACCCCTGGTGGAGGTGGTTGTGCCAACAGGGGCTGCTGGTAACCTTGTAG CTGGGTGCATTGCTCAGAAGATAGGCCTGCCCATCCGTCTGGTCGTGGCAGTGAACCGCAATGACATCATCCACAGGACTGTCCAGCAGGGAgacttctctctctctgaggCTGTTAAATCAACCTTGGCATCAGCTATGGACATTCAG GTGCCCTACAACATGGAGAGGGTATTCTGGCTGCTCTCTGGCTCTGACAGCCAGGTGACAAGAGCCCTTATGGAGCAGTTTGAAAGGACCCAAAGTGTGAATCTGCCCAAGGAACTGCACAGCAAG gagaaattttaTTCCTTTGGAATG CTTTCAGAGGCAGTGACATCTGAGTCAGTGTCAGATGAAGCCATCACCCAGACCATGGGCCGCTGCTGGGATGAGAACCAGTACTTGCTGTGCCCCCACTCGGCGGTGGCCGTGAACTACCATTACCAGCAGATGGACAGGCAGCAGCGCAG CCAAGTTCCCGGAAGCTGTCCTGGCTGCTGGCCTGACCCCTGA
- the THNSL2 gene encoding threonine synthase-like 2 isoform X2: MIYTVANEAGMRLETGLPSVGLGHMPQRVVVQRLTVRLCVLWLCPMGCGSLETRCLWDCPLCRPPGSCELPQLNREILCQWSTLSYPGLVKELCALFIGSELIPKDDLNDLIDRAFSRFRHREVVHLSRLRNGLNVLELWHGVTYAFKDLSLSCTAQFLQYFLEKREKHVTVVVGTSGDTGSAAIESVQGAKNMDIIVLLPKGHCTKIQELQMTTVLKENVHVFGVEGNSDELDEPIKTVFADVAFVKKHNLMSLNSINWSRVLVQMAHHFFAYFQCTPSLDMHPLPLVEVVVPTGAAGNLVAGCIAQKIGLPIRLVVAVNRNDIIHRTVQQGDFSLSEAVKSTLASAMDIQVPYNMERVFWLLSGSDSQVTRALMEQFERTQSVNLPKELHSKEKFYSFGMLSEAVTSESVSDEAITQTMGRCWDENQYLLCPHSAVAVNYHYQQMDRQQRSTPRCCLAPASAAKFPEAVLAAGLTPETPAEIVALEHKETRCTPMRRGDNWTLMLRDTIEDLSRRWRSHTLNTSQ, from the exons ATGATTTACACAGTTGCAAATGAAGCTGGCATGAGACTTGAGACAGGACTGCCATCTGTAGGTCTGGGACATATGCCCCAGAGAGTGGTGGTCCAGAGGCTAACTGTGAGACTGTGTGTGCTTTGGCTTTGCCCCATGGGGTGTGGGAGCTTGGAGACCAGGTGCCTCTGGGACTGTCCTCTCTGCAGGCCTCCAGGATCATGTG AGCTCCCACAGTTGAACAGAGAGATCCTGTGCCAGTGGAGCACGCTCTCCTATCCTGGCCTGGTGAAGGAGCTGTGCGCCCTCTTCATTGGCTCTGAGCTCATTCCAAAAGATGACTTAAATG ATCTGATCGACCGAGCCTTCAGCAGATTCCGTCACAGAGAGGTGGTCCATCTGTCCAGGCTGAGGAATGGGCTGAACGTGTTGGAGCTGTGGCATGGCGTCACATATGCATTTAAGGACCTGTCCCTGTCCTGCACAGCACAGTTCCTGCAGTACTTcctggagaagagggagaagcaCGTCACTGTGGTTGTAG GAACATCTGGTGACACAGGAAGTGCTGCCATTGAGAGTGTTCAAGGGGCAAAGAACATGGACATTATCGTTCTGCTGCCCAAAGGTCACTGCACAAAGATTCAAGAGCTCCAGATGACAACGGTGCTGAAGGAGAACGTACATGTGTTTGGAG TGGAGGGAAACAGCGATGAGCTCGATGAGCCGATCAAGACTGTGTTTGCTGATGTGGCTTTTGTCAAGAAGCACAATCTGATGAGCCTGAATTCGATCAACTGGTCCCGGGTCCTGGTGCAGATGGCCCATCACTTCTTTGCTTACTTCCAGTGTACGCCATCCTTGGACATGCATCCCCTACCCCTGGTGGAGGTGGTTGTGCCAACAGGGGCTGCTGGTAACCTTGTAG CTGGGTGCATTGCTCAGAAGATAGGCCTGCCCATCCGTCTGGTCGTGGCAGTGAACCGCAATGACATCATCCACAGGACTGTCCAGCAGGGAgacttctctctctctgaggCTGTTAAATCAACCTTGGCATCAGCTATGGACATTCAG GTGCCCTACAACATGGAGAGGGTATTCTGGCTGCTCTCTGGCTCTGACAGCCAGGTGACAAGAGCCCTTATGGAGCAGTTTGAAAGGACCCAAAGTGTGAATCTGCCCAAGGAACTGCACAGCAAG gagaaattttaTTCCTTTGGAATG CTTTCAGAGGCAGTGACATCTGAGTCAGTGTCAGATGAAGCCATCACCCAGACCATGGGCCGCTGCTGGGATGAGAACCAGTACTTGCTGTGCCCCCACTCGGCGGTGGCCGTGAACTACCATTACCAGCAGATGGACAGGCAGCAGCGCAG CACTCCCCGGTGCTGCCTTGCCCCTGCCTCTGCAGCCAAGTTCCCGGAAGCTGTCCTGGCTGCTGGCCTGACCCCTGAGACTCCTGCGGAGATCGTAGCCCTGGAGCACAAGGAGACACGCTGCACCCCGATGCGGAGAGGTGACAACTGGACGCTGATGCTTCGGGACACCATTGAGGACCTTAGCCGACGGTGGAGGAGTCATACCCTCAACACCTCCCAGTAG